One genomic segment of Desmodus rotundus isolate HL8 chromosome 5, HLdesRot8A.1, whole genome shotgun sequence includes these proteins:
- the ADI1 gene encoding acireductone dioxygenase — MVQAWYMDDSADDPRLPHRAEPARPVGLEQLRRLGVLYWKLDADRYEDDPELEKIRRERNYSWMDIITICREKLPDYEEKVKMFYEEHLHLDDEIRYVLDGSGYFDVRDEEDRWIRIAMEKGDMITLPAGIYHRFTLDEQNYVKAMRLFVGDPVWTAYHRPADHFEARERYVALLAHTA; from the exons ATGGTGCAAGCCTGGTACATGGACGACTCCGCCGACGACCCCCGCCTGCCCCACCGCGCCGAGCCGGCCCGCCCGGTCGGCCTGGAGCAGCTGCGCCGGCTCGGGGTCCTCTACTGGAAG CTGGATGCTGACAGATATGAGGATGATCCAGAATTAGAAAAGATCCGGAGAGAGAGAAACTACTCGTGGATGGACATCATAACCATCTGCAGAGAGAAGCTGCCGGATTACGAGGAGAAG GTTAAAATGTTCTACGAGGAGCACCTGCACCTGGACGACGAGATCCGCTACGTCTTGGACGGCAGCGGGTACTTCGACGTGAGGGATGAGGAGGACCGCTGGATCCGGATCGCCATGGAGAAGGGAGACATGATCACCCTCCCTGCGGGGATCTATCACCGCTTCACGCTGGACGAGCAG AACTACGTGAAGGCCATGCGGCTGTTTGTGGGAGACCCGGTGTGGACGGCGTACCACCGGCCGGCTGACCACTTCGAGGCTCGGGAGCGGTACGTGGCCCTCCTGGCGCACACAGCGTAG